The DNA region AGACGCCTTCCCGAGTGGTGAACTGAGTTTTAATTTCGTTcatctccttccctcctccctccgccGCCATCTTTGAAATTTAACATTCATTCCCTTTTCCTTTCCCCCAGAGCCCGGATGTGACGCACGGTTAGGGGAAGGGAGGGGGGAGCGGTGGTGCCATGTAGCGGGCAGTCCGACTCTCCCCGTTCCAcctcttttaatacatccatggttccCTCCAACGGTTCAACGGGGAACTGGTGGAGGAGGGCACGACTAGAGCtgttttacaataataaagatGCCACAGGTTTTTACTTctgtaaaactttaaaaaaaaaaaaaattaaaccaaGTTACctgagggagaaaaaaacaaaaaaaacacaacatatagcCTATATATGTTACTGTACGGATTTTGAAACtctttaagtattttttaaatatttatatatatatatatttatatgtatttatatattatatataaaatgtataatatatataaatatatatatatatatatttatattatatattatatatataatatttatattgtatatatttatatatacaattatatatatttatatattatttatatataatatttatattatatatatttatatattatatataatatttattatatatatatttatataatatatataatatatatataaatatatatattatatatattatatatatatatacagtatatatatataaaatatacatatgaaaaaaaacaggttgacAGGTGGTCAGGAtgaatataaaattatatttaggCTGCAGTGCACTACCAGCAAGAGCAGGTAAaatatgagttttattttgaaaataaaaaatatacaacatatagCCTATATATTTTACTGTACGGATTTTGAAaccctttaaatattttttaaatatttatatatatataaataatgacataataatatataaagaaTAATTTGGAAGACATACAGAACAAAACTGAAATTCTATTTAGATGTCCTAAATGCTGCTTTTAGTAAGTGTACATTAATAAGAGGAAGTGAGATGCATGGCAGCAACAATAAGAGGTTTTGTGAAGACACTGTCATGATTGTGATTTACATAGCCAGAATTCTGAGATATTAAAGTTATAGTGAAACTGTATCAACCATTGGGGGTAGAAAACACAACTTATATAAAATGATATTTAGGCTGCGGTGCACTACCATCAAGAGCAGGTAAaatatgagttttattttgaaaatcaccggatggacattttattttggtaaaatCTTGAAAAGGTTAATTAGCAAATTAAGTGGCGTTTTGAACTCGTGTCAATGCTGTTTATGGTGTGCACACACTTGGCTGCATCATATCAAAGGCACCTGGTGGTTAATTAATCTACCAGCTTACCTGACTACACAATCTCACAATACATCTTTTAAATTGGCCTGTTTTTACTTAAACGCGCCAAATGTCATGGCATATAGAGGAAGACGACAACTCTCCCTTCCAGGTATCAGTATTttccatttattatttttttttgcaaaattaaaaacatttactaaCTTTATATAATGTGACATGGTTTgcatgatattcatttagtaTATGCTTTCTTGGACATTCTGGCACTGAGTGGGTCATTTGAGTagctttttctactttttttaaacaaatatgtGTGATGTCTTTTGAATGTGCTTAAATGCATTATTGCACTACAAATTCATATTTGTTCTCTCCAATTAGATCACAAGGATAGACATGTGCCCAACAACATGGACCAGCTTGCTTTCAAATACATGGTGAGATCAGTTTATCACcatattgagagagagagagagctatgGCCCTTTTTTCCagtcttaaaataaaaaatcacttgcatttcactgttttcttgCTTTGACATATAAGTGTGAACTGGAGTGACCTCTGTTCTCTGTCAGGAGATGTGTAAAGTGGAGTCCAGCACCGATTCTGACTCAGAGATCAGTCCAAGATGGTCGGACACCAGCACTATGGtattagtttatttttgaatgtgaacattacacacacaataAGCACAATTACATGAGTGACACTGTAAACTTGTGTAGTATACGTAGATTTTAAATGGCTTAAAAAGAGTGTGCGCAGTCCCAAACttaggactttttttccattGGATATCTCCAtgaattttgttttaaaggggacctattgtgcttttgtgctttcccCCTTTCATTTTGcatgttatatagtttttttgtgcatttaaaaggtctgcaaagttacaaatccCAAAGTCTACGCCAAAGGGAGacagagctcaaacagagcgtttcagacagaaggtgaaaagaggtgctgcagcacaaccggtatgagaaaagtaaagcgtttgttgaacattaaagcatggaaacatgttctagtaaaaaccccaaaatacaaatatgcgcctggaaaaaaaagcataataggtcctctttaaaatgggATCAAATTGAGTTTCTTTCCCAGAAACTGACTCTACATGCCCATTATCTTGGCACCAGACATACACCTTTCTACTGTATCTTTTGTGGTCTTGGTAACATTATTTATGAAGGGCACACTGGGATGATTTCCAGCATGTATTGAGCTTTTTGATTGTAAAAAGGAATCACTTGTTGATGCAATAAATCCCTGAATTCCTCATTGAGCAGGGATGTGTGAGCAGTACACCAGAAAGCGGGACCTTTCGGCGGACACTGCCGTTAAAACACAAGCCCGCAGGAAGGCACGGCTGTTATTCTTTAGTAAGCTTTCTCCTTTGTCTAATAAATCCATTTCTGCTGCAAAATCCTCTACTGTTCTATGTGTTCAtgaatgtatgcatgtgtgcttGTGATTGTAGTTTCTGGACCCATACGACGGGAGCTCTGAGGATTCTGACGAGTCAAACATCGATGTGGGTGTCTCCGGCAGGCGAACGAGACAGCAGGGaacagggggaggaggaggaggaggaggaggaggatgctgtCGGTTCTCGGCGAGGAGCAGGAGATTTATCCTCCATCACCCTGCTTCTGTTGCCCCCAGAGAAGTGGTGAAAAATGGGATGAGAGATCCTGTAACAGAGCAGCAACATCCTATGGATGTCCAGATGAAATGTGGAAGTGACTCTGATCTGTGTGACATTATGCCCTTGCACAGTGGTTGTAGAGATCTCACAGAGGAAATGGCCAATGATTCAACAATACACACCcaaaccatggatgtagaatTGCATTACCAATTTGATGATTCAGGCTTGCACACTACAAGATCCTCCACACCTCACACACCTGGACCTGTAACCCCAGTGGAAGGGAGTTCGTCCCAGATGCTGGATCGGTCCTCTGAGAGATCCCACTGCCCCTTTGACCCCAGATCGCGTCACAAGAGAAAGCTGGGTTTCCCTGGAGCTGAAGTGGTGGAGCCGGGGCAAAGAAAGAGGCAGTGTGTTGTCAACATGGAGTACAAACAAGAAGAAAGGGACTCTGCATTTGAACCATGTTAGAGCCATCCAATCATGGACTGACAGACTGAAGTACTGCAGTCATATTCAATGCCTTAAACGATTTAAGGTACAATGAAAGACTCTAAATAGTAACCAGGCAATGCACTTTGTTTACTcatgaatagatagataaaacGGTGTAGTGACCTGAGGGTTTATTTTCTACCTCCAGTTATTTTGAGTGTCTCACAGGTGTCACATAATGTGCTGATTGTCTTTAAGCAATTACGATTTTTGTTGGGAAAAATTACCATAGTAACCTCGGTCTCCATAATAGACACCTGTGCACTTGCAATGAAGAAACTGTATTTTCCCATACACCAATTAAAGAAAAACTTAGAAAATTAAACAtgatactgttttgtttttttgtccacatAAACTAAATCAGTTTGAGCCCCTCCTGATTGTAATGATAAAGACAGCACTCAGTAACTATAGCTCCGCTGAACTCTAGCCACAGGTGCCCcatcaaaatataattttgttaaaATGAGGTGCTGATAAAATTTTACATTCTAAATATGTAtcaatgaggggaaaaaaaaaatatatatatatatagattgcAAATTCCTCTTGGAAGTCAATGGGTGAGCAATATACGAACAAATTTGctgttatttttgttcatatccATGAATTATTTTGTTGGTACCCATTTATTTCTGGGATTTgccaatgttttcttatttttgctcatCTCTTAGGTAAGAGAAAATTTCACGAGTGGTCTATTAGGGGGTTGTCGCAATATACAAGTTTTGACGctaaccgtgatatttaaactacacacaataaacaaagcatgaagacagagagaaggaacTGAAGTTCAGCACAAAGTTCAAAGTCCACTTCCATGTGCTCTTTGGTTCGGTGTTGAAAGTGTCACCATATCCAGAGGTCAAGAAATGATCTGGGATCTGGGAAACAAGAGACCTTCATCTCCTCTGCAAATTCATATTAAAGTTATTGGATCCATTCTCTGTGATGCTGTCCACTATTCCAGTTTGCTGAACCCAATTTATAAAAGACAAGAGTGGGATTCCCCTCAGAAGTATTAATTAGGACAATCTGTTTCCCCGTTAgcgtcaattttatttatcacgAAAGACCACGCTTAAGTCATTAATGCAGTTCATTTCATTCCGACAGCCTTTATTCAATCTAAAAACATAACAGTTTCcttcataaaaacattttttactttcaaCTTTCCCTTTCCACAGTTCATCTTTTCATTTACCATCTGTCATCATTCTCTTCACCTTCTAAGACACTTTGCAAAAACACTAAGAATGACTACATGTTAATTACTGCTCCACGAATGTGTTTGACTACGTTCTATATCGGAATGCAACAAGCCACAAACTACTTTTTAAATACTGGTTAATATAAGCAATGAATGTAGGTGATTATGTGTGGTTTAATAATCAAGACTCTCTGGTCTTCAGGAATGACTTGTGTTTCATCTACTCGGTGCACAGGACAGCAACTCCACGCTCATAGAAGCTGTGTGGATCTTCCTTGGTGGCGATGTCAAAGTCAACAGTGAAGATGAGGTCGGACCTGGTGAAGTTCAGGTACACGGGAAGAGTCACCTGCGATGAcgagaaaacaaaatgtgatgAGACACAAAGCCGTTGCGAAAGCTGAATCCCCTCTGGGATCTGAGCCATTTTTTCCCCATTACTGGGGCTTCGACTCTCTTAATATATAAACGTGTGTAAACTCAGTACTGTAAGGCACAAGCAAGTAATATCCTTAGTTTCAGCACAACATAGGCTATTTGAATATGTATGCTGCAGAGATATTACATAAGAAGTTATAAGACCAAGAagtcaaaagaaaaagtaaaacgGAATTTGAATGTTCCAACATTCCATTAATTTTCTACAACAAACTATGTGCAAAAGTTTACTCTCTCCAATCACGTTTGTAAATCGTCAATACACCATTTTACAACCGTCATTGGCGCAGTGCTTCGTGCACGGTTCACCATCTAATACAGCTTGTGATTGGAGAGGAGAGTCAACATGTCTGCCAGAAATCTCATTCACCAAACAGAAACGTTCAAGAGTTGTTTGTATAGTCGGCATTGGataaataagaatataatatatcacattatcgatttttgtattttagaaAGTGTCCAAAAACAACAGTGTTTCCTTGATGGATTACCAAGCCCCTGGATGGATTATACGAAGAAGTGATGGCTCGCTGTAACGGAGGAACGGCGTGCTGCAGGACAGTTTTTAAAGTAAGT from Sebastes umbrosus isolate fSebUmb1 chromosome 16, fSebUmb1.pri, whole genome shotgun sequence includes:
- the LOC119474388 gene encoding uncharacterized protein LOC119474388 isoform X3; translation: MAYRGRRQLSLPDHKDRHVPNNMDQLAFKYMMCKVESSTDSDSEISPRWSDTSTMQGCVSSTPESGTFRRTLPLKHKPAGRHGCYSLFLDPYDGSSEDSDESNIDVGVSGRRTRQQGTGGGGGGGGGGCCRFSARSRRFILHHPASVAPREVVKNGMRDPVTEQQHPMDVQMKCGSDSDLCDIMPLHSGCRDLTEEMANDSTIHTQTMDVELHYQFDDSGLHTTRSSTPHTPGPVTPVEGSSSQMLDRSSERSHCPFDPRSRHKRKLGFPGAEVVEPGQRKRQCVVNMEYKQEERDSAFEPC
- the LOC119474388 gene encoding uncharacterized protein LOC119474388 isoform X4; the encoded protein is MAYRGRRQLSLPDHKDRHVPNNMDQLAFKYMMCKVESSTDSDSEISPRWSDTSTMGCVSSTPESGTFRRTLPLKHKPAGRHGCYSLFLDPYDGSSEDSDESNIDVGVSGRRTRQQGTGGGGGGGGGGCCRFSARSRRFILHHPASVAPREVVKNGMRDPVTEQQHPMDVQMKCGSDSDLCDIMPLHSGCRDLTEEMANDSTIHTQTMDVELHYQFDDSGLHTTRSSTPHTPGPVTPVEGSSSQMLDRSSERSHCPFDPRSRHKRKLGFPGAEVVEPGQRKRQCVVNMEYKQEERDSAFEPC
- the LOC119474388 gene encoding uncharacterized protein LOC119474388 isoform X1, whose product is MAYRGRRQLSLPDHKDRHVPNNMDQLAFKYMEMCKVESSTDSDSEISPRWSDTSTMQGCVSSTPESGTFRRTLPLKHKPAGRHGCYSLFLDPYDGSSEDSDESNIDVGVSGRRTRQQGTGGGGGGGGGGCCRFSARSRRFILHHPASVAPREVVKNGMRDPVTEQQHPMDVQMKCGSDSDLCDIMPLHSGCRDLTEEMANDSTIHTQTMDVELHYQFDDSGLHTTRSSTPHTPGPVTPVEGSSSQMLDRSSERSHCPFDPRSRHKRKLGFPGAEVVEPGQRKRQCVVNMEYKQEERDSAFEPC
- the LOC119474388 gene encoding uncharacterized protein LOC119474388 isoform X2, giving the protein MAYRGRRQLSLPDHKDRHVPNNMDQLAFKYMEMCKVESSTDSDSEISPRWSDTSTMGCVSSTPESGTFRRTLPLKHKPAGRHGCYSLFLDPYDGSSEDSDESNIDVGVSGRRTRQQGTGGGGGGGGGGCCRFSARSRRFILHHPASVAPREVVKNGMRDPVTEQQHPMDVQMKCGSDSDLCDIMPLHSGCRDLTEEMANDSTIHTQTMDVELHYQFDDSGLHTTRSSTPHTPGPVTPVEGSSSQMLDRSSERSHCPFDPRSRHKRKLGFPGAEVVEPGQRKRQCVVNMEYKQEERDSAFEPC
- the LOC119474388 gene encoding uncharacterized protein LOC119474388 isoform X6 — encoded protein: MCKVESSTDSDSEISPRWSDTSTMGCVSSTPESGTFRRTLPLKHKPAGRHGCYSLFLDPYDGSSEDSDESNIDVGVSGRRTRQQGTGGGGGGGGGGCCRFSARSRRFILHHPASVAPREVVKNGMRDPVTEQQHPMDVQMKCGSDSDLCDIMPLHSGCRDLTEEMANDSTIHTQTMDVELHYQFDDSGLHTTRSSTPHTPGPVTPVEGSSSQMLDRSSERSHCPFDPRSRHKRKLGFPGAEVVEPGQRKRQCVVNMEYKQEERDSAFEPC
- the LOC119474388 gene encoding uncharacterized protein LOC119474388 isoform X5; translation: MCKVESSTDSDSEISPRWSDTSTMQGCVSSTPESGTFRRTLPLKHKPAGRHGCYSLFLDPYDGSSEDSDESNIDVGVSGRRTRQQGTGGGGGGGGGGCCRFSARSRRFILHHPASVAPREVVKNGMRDPVTEQQHPMDVQMKCGSDSDLCDIMPLHSGCRDLTEEMANDSTIHTQTMDVELHYQFDDSGLHTTRSSTPHTPGPVTPVEGSSSQMLDRSSERSHCPFDPRSRHKRKLGFPGAEVVEPGQRKRQCVVNMEYKQEERDSAFEPC